From the genome of Maribacter algicola, one region includes:
- a CDS encoding M1 family metallopeptidase, which produces MNRVWFLFMFLGLSAFSQHQDKVDFIKATIVITPNLSKESIAGKVFYDFHVLQNVDSVWLDAKNMDFEKVKLDDKRVKWNYDGKRLVIKKKFKKGVDHKIFIQYSCAPKQTVYFIGLEDDNPDNDQVWTQGQGKYTSYWLPSFDDMEEKVVFNMNVQVDLPFRVVTNGKFNSYTPGPVKNPVYSFSMENPMSSYLLAFAIGKYNKQELTSESGVPIENYFYPKDSLKVEPTYRYTKEILDFFENEIGVAYPWQNYKQVPVHDFLYAGMENTGATIFSDAYVIDSTAFIDRNYVNINAHEMAHQWFGNLVTEKDGNHHWLHEGFATYYAYLAEKQLFGDDYFYWKLYDTAEQLKEISEEGRGESLLNPKASSLTFYEKGAWALVMLREEVGDEAFKRGIKSYLGKYAYKSVTVTDFLTEMEVASHQNLEDYKAGWLVSTEFPWDDAKAYLASKNESLKNYFFLQDQMHSSAVLDDEKLMWIWNKETPAPLKSHLISEFQNQIPDATLKKIFQNESSLKVRRALAMSIPNATPELRMYFESFLQDKSYVTKEYTLFKLWEAFPENRVGYLNKLEDVVGLPNKNVRLLWLTLALVTPDYKTVEKANYLEELISYTHEIYNPEIRQSAFQYLYQINAVNREVLRQLILATDHHSWQFRMFVRNLLDEMLTNENLKQQIVSVAMQLKPSDVRYLKTKIELP; this is translated from the coding sequence ATGAATCGGGTTTGGTTTTTATTTATGTTCCTTGGTCTGTCCGCTTTTTCCCAGCATCAGGACAAGGTAGATTTTATAAAGGCGACGATAGTAATTACTCCAAACCTGTCCAAAGAAAGCATTGCCGGAAAGGTCTTTTATGATTTTCATGTCCTTCAAAATGTGGATTCCGTATGGCTAGATGCCAAGAATATGGATTTTGAAAAAGTGAAATTGGATGATAAAAGAGTCAAATGGAATTATGATGGAAAAAGATTGGTAATTAAAAAGAAGTTTAAAAAGGGAGTTGACCACAAAATTTTTATCCAATATTCATGTGCTCCTAAACAGACGGTCTATTTTATAGGACTTGAGGACGATAATCCAGACAATGACCAAGTCTGGACCCAAGGTCAGGGAAAATATACCAGTTATTGGTTACCTAGTTTTGATGATATGGAAGAGAAGGTAGTATTTAATATGAATGTACAAGTAGACTTACCCTTTCGAGTGGTTACCAATGGCAAATTTAATTCGTATACTCCAGGACCCGTAAAAAATCCAGTTTATTCCTTTTCTATGGAAAACCCTATGAGCAGCTATTTATTGGCCTTTGCCATTGGAAAATATAATAAACAGGAGTTGACATCTGAAAGTGGAGTGCCTATCGAAAATTATTTCTATCCGAAGGATAGTTTAAAGGTCGAACCTACGTACCGATACACGAAGGAGATTTTGGATTTTTTCGAAAATGAAATTGGGGTAGCCTATCCCTGGCAGAATTACAAACAGGTACCGGTTCATGATTTTCTCTATGCGGGAATGGAAAATACAGGTGCTACTATTTTTTCCGATGCCTATGTCATAGATTCCACGGCATTTATTGATCGTAATTATGTCAATATCAATGCCCATGAAATGGCCCACCAATGGTTTGGAAACCTCGTTACCGAAAAGGATGGCAACCACCACTGGCTTCATGAGGGCTTTGCTACCTATTATGCCTACCTGGCCGAAAAGCAATTATTCGGTGATGATTATTTTTATTGGAAACTGTATGATACCGCAGAACAATTAAAGGAAATTTCGGAGGAAGGTAGAGGGGAAAGTTTACTGAATCCCAAAGCAAGTAGTCTTACTTTTTATGAAAAGGGAGCATGGGCCTTGGTGATGCTTCGGGAAGAAGTGGGGGACGAAGCTTTTAAAAGGGGAATCAAATCCTATTTGGGAAAGTATGCCTATAAAAGTGTAACCGTCACTGATTTTTTAACGGAGATGGAAGTGGCATCACATCAAAATTTAGAAGATTATAAAGCCGGTTGGTTGGTTTCAACCGAATTTCCTTGGGACGACGCAAAGGCATATTTGGCAAGTAAAAATGAAAGTCTGAAAAACTACTTTTTTTTACAAGATCAAATGCATTCATCAGCTGTTTTGGACGATGAAAAATTAATGTGGATATGGAATAAGGAGACGCCGGCACCATTGAAATCGCATTTGATTTCTGAATTCCAAAACCAAATTCCAGATGCAACATTGAAAAAAATCTTTCAAAATGAATCCTCTCTGAAAGTAAGACGGGCGTTGGCCATGTCCATTCCAAATGCTACACCGGAATTAAGAATGTATTTTGAGTCGTTTTTGCAGGATAAAAGTTACGTTACCAAAGAATATACGCTTTTTAAGTTATGGGAGGCTTTTCCTGAAAATCGGGTTGGGTATTTGAATAAACTTGAAGATGTAGTGGGCCTACCCAATAAAAATGTCCGTCTTTTATGGCTGACCTTGGCTTTGGTGACTCCCGACTATAAAACGGTGGAGAAGGCAAATTATCTGGAAGAATTGATTTCTTATACCCATGAAATCTATAATCCGGAAATCCGGCAAAGTGCCTTTCAATATTTATATCAAATAAATGCTGTCAATAGGGAAGTTTTAAGGCAATTGATTTTGGCAACGGACCACCATTCATGGCAGTTCAGAATGTTTGTAAGAAATTTACTGGACGAAATGCTTACGAACGAAAACCTAAAACAACAGATTGTCTCTGTAGCCATGCAACTAAAACCATCGGATGTACGTTATTTAAAAACCAAAATAGAATTACCATGA
- a CDS encoding FMN-binding glutamate synthase family protein, translated as MAYQIVLLAIIPWWVWIIIFLALVALWDIFIQRKHTIKHNYPIVGHLRYWLESIGPEMRQYFVANNREELPFNRIERGWIYASAKKENNYEGFGTDRDIYAHQHVFIKNSMMAYKVPQGHPNELDPTFIPCAKVMGAFHKRKRPYRPASVINVSAMSFGSLSAAAVEAMNIGVKKCGAYHNTGEGGLSPYHKQGGDVIFHFGTGYFGVRTPDGNFSMEKMKKLVDDNPCIKAIEIKLSQGAKPGKGGVLPGAKITHELADIRGVEVGKDVLSPATHKAFSSVPELMALIEQIADETGLPVGIKAAIGKLDQWEELANLMLKTGKGPDFITVDGGEGGTGAAPPSFADHVSLPWVYGFSSVYKVFLDRKLTDRILFIGSGKLGFPAKAAMAFAMGIDCINVAREAMMSIGCIQAQVCHTNRCPTGIATQNKWLQNGIDVPLKSDRLAQYFRTFRKEFLEITHASGYEHPCQFTMDDVQVNLDDNELNKSLAYAYGYNKPKVPFNGVQELKDCSYLGGK; from the coding sequence ATGGCTTACCAGATTGTATTACTTGCCATTATTCCATGGTGGGTATGGATTATTATTTTCTTGGCCTTAGTGGCCCTTTGGGATATTTTCATTCAGAGGAAGCATACCATTAAACACAATTATCCCATTGTAGGCCATTTAAGATATTGGCTGGAAAGTATCGGCCCGGAAATGCGCCAATATTTTGTGGCTAATAACCGTGAAGAGCTGCCCTTTAATAGGATTGAACGTGGTTGGATCTATGCATCCGCCAAAAAAGAGAACAATTACGAGGGATTTGGTACGGATCGGGACATTTATGCCCATCAACATGTTTTTATCAAAAATAGCATGATGGCCTATAAGGTTCCACAAGGCCACCCCAACGAACTGGACCCCACTTTTATTCCATGCGCAAAAGTTATGGGAGCTTTCCACAAACGAAAAAGACCATACAGGCCAGCGAGCGTCATTAATGTTTCGGCCATGAGCTTTGGATCTTTATCGGCTGCAGCGGTAGAGGCCATGAACATTGGCGTTAAAAAATGTGGCGCCTACCATAATACGGGTGAAGGCGGACTTTCCCCGTATCACAAGCAAGGTGGTGATGTCATTTTTCATTTCGGTACCGGATATTTTGGCGTTAGAACTCCGGATGGAAATTTTTCCATGGAAAAAATGAAAAAGCTTGTTGATGATAATCCCTGTATAAAAGCTATTGAAATAAAACTGTCCCAAGGTGCCAAACCGGGGAAGGGAGGTGTTTTGCCCGGAGCGAAAATCACCCATGAATTGGCCGATATAAGAGGGGTTGAAGTGGGAAAGGATGTGCTATCCCCTGCAACCCATAAGGCATTCTCCTCAGTACCAGAACTCATGGCCCTCATTGAGCAAATTGCCGATGAAACCGGATTGCCTGTTGGTATTAAGGCGGCCATTGGAAAACTGGACCAATGGGAAGAATTGGCCAACCTGATGCTAAAAACTGGAAAAGGACCCGATTTTATTACCGTAGATGGTGGTGAAGGTGGTACGGGCGCTGCGCCTCCCTCCTTCGCCGATCATGTGTCCCTACCATGGGTGTACGGCTTCTCCAGTGTATACAAGGTTTTTCTTGACAGAAAATTGACGGACAGGATCCTTTTCATAGGAAGTGGCAAACTAGGCTTCCCCGCCAAAGCGGCCATGGCCTTTGCTATGGGGATAGATTGTATCAATGTGGCACGTGAGGCCATGATGAGCATTGGTTGCATCCAGGCCCAGGTATGTCACACCAACAGGTGTCCCACGGGTATTGCCACACAGAACAAATGGCTTCAGAATGGTATTGACGTCCCATTAAAGTCGGATCGATTGGCCCAATATTTCAGAACCTTCCGAAAGGAATTTTTGGAAATTACCCATGCGTCGGGATACGAACATCCCTGTCAATTTACCATGGACGATGTACAGGTAAACCTAGATGACAACGAATTGAACAAAAGCCTTGCCTATGCATACGGATATAATAAACCCAAAGTACCCTTTAATGGTGTTCAGGAATTAAAAGACTGTTCGTATCTTGGCGGCAAATAA
- the leuD gene encoding 3-isopropylmalate dehydratase small subunit, whose protein sequence is MAYDKFNILTSTAVPLPIENVDTDQIIPARFLKATERKGFGDNLFRDWRYNQDNSPKKDFVLNDPTYSGKILVGGKNFGSGSSREHAAWAVYDYGFRCVVSSFFADIFRNNCLNIGVLPVQVSAAFLQKIFDAIEADPKTHLEISLPEQKITLLTTGESESFEINGYKKNNMMNGFDDIDYLLNIKKDIETFAANTPL, encoded by the coding sequence ATGGCATACGATAAATTCAACATATTAACATCAACAGCAGTTCCGTTACCCATAGAGAATGTGGATACGGACCAAATTATTCCAGCCAGATTCTTAAAGGCCACGGAAAGAAAGGGCTTTGGAGATAACCTTTTTAGGGATTGGAGATACAATCAGGACAATAGTCCTAAAAAGGATTTTGTACTGAACGATCCTACCTACAGTGGTAAAATATTGGTCGGAGGTAAAAACTTTGGCTCGGGATCATCCCGAGAGCATGCCGCTTGGGCCGTCTATGATTACGGATTCAGATGCGTAGTATCTAGTTTCTTTGCCGATATCTTTAGAAATAACTGTTTAAATATTGGGGTGCTTCCGGTTCAGGTAAGTGCGGCGTTCTTGCAAAAAATATTTGATGCCATTGAAGCTGACCCAAAAACTCATTTAGAGATTAGTTTACCAGAGCAAAAAATCACCTTGTTGACGACAGGTGAAAGCGAAAGCTTTGAGATAAACGGATATAAGAAAAACAACATGATGAACGGATTTGATGATATCGATTACTTGTTGAACATTAAAAAGGACATTGAGACGTTCGCGGCCAACACACCACTCTAA
- a CDS encoding DUF7935 family protein: MTSDQIFQLFAYLLPSIVTGAIAFYFFRMHTNNEEGRRRFLLHKDSQKDTLPIRLQAYERMALFLERIAIPSLVVRVAPKSQDKDAYENLLIKSIETEFDHNLTQQIYMTDECWNIIKAAKNATVQMIRKAAMSQSETADKLREDILNDTMEKASPSATALSFVKKEIGELW, from the coding sequence ATGACTTCGGATCAAATTTTTCAACTTTTTGCTTATTTATTGCCATCGATCGTAACTGGTGCCATTGCTTTCTATTTCTTTAGGATGCACACCAACAATGAAGAAGGAAGAAGACGTTTTTTATTGCACAAGGATTCCCAGAAGGACACATTACCCATTCGCTTGCAGGCCTATGAACGTATGGCCCTGTTTTTGGAGCGGATTGCCATTCCCAGTTTGGTAGTTCGTGTAGCACCAAAAAGTCAGGATAAGGATGCCTATGAAAATTTATTGATTAAAAGCATTGAAACGGAATTCGATCACAACCTTACCCAACAAATCTATATGACGGATGAATGTTGGAACATTATCAAGGCTGCCAAAAACGCTACCGTTCAAATGATACGAAAAGCGGCAATGAGCCAATCTGAAACCGCCGATAAACTTCGTGAGGATATCCTGAACGATACCATGGAAAAGGCTTCCCCATCCGCTACCGCCCTATCCTTTGTAAAAAAGGAAATTGGGGAATTGTGGTAG
- the recG gene encoding ATP-dependent DNA helicase RecG, translating to MNAGFLQTPIVYLKGVGPNRAETLQSELGIHVYQDLLNLFPNRYIDKTQYYKIGQLQKSNAEVQIVGKIIHLKTVEQKRGTRLVAKFVDDTGEIELVWFRGQKWIRENLKLNTPYVIFGKCNWFNGSFSMPHPEMELLSEHEKSLRIHMQPVYPSTEKLSNKGITNRVLGKLVQQLFVETKGKFSETLSDKILYELKLIPKSEALFNIHFPKNQELLAKAQFRLKFEELFYLQLQLIAKNMLHKQKIKGFNFDQVGTLFNDFYANHLPFELTDAQKRVLKEIRADLGSNAQMNRLLQGDVGSGKTIVAVMTILLAIDNGFQACLVAPTEILANQHYNGIKELLAGTGVTCELLTGSVKKTARKPIHEQLENGELHILIGTHAVLEDKVIFKNLGLAIIDEQHRFGVAQRSKLWHKGSPRNGEVGGATPPHILVMTATPIPRTLAMSLYGDLDISVIDELPPGRKPIKTVHRYDSNRLKVFQFIRDEIRKGRQVYVVYPLIQESEALDYKDLMDGYESIVRDFPQPEYQISIVHGQMKPEDKDYEMERFVKGETQIMVATTVIEVGVNVPNASVMIIESAERFGLSQLHQLRGRVGRGADQSFCILMTSYKLSSEAKTRLETMVQTNDGFEIAEVDLKLRGPGDILGTQQSGMLNLKIADIVKDNTILKSARYFAMQLLKDDPSLEKPENLVIRHFYAELVRFKNIWNYIS from the coding sequence ATGAATGCCGGATTCCTTCAAACGCCTATTGTGTATCTCAAAGGTGTAGGCCCCAACCGGGCCGAAACCCTACAAAGTGAATTGGGTATTCATGTCTATCAGGATCTCTTAAACCTGTTTCCCAATAGGTACATTGACAAGACCCAATATTATAAAATAGGCCAGCTGCAGAAAAGTAATGCGGAGGTTCAAATTGTGGGCAAAATCATCCATCTAAAGACCGTGGAACAAAAACGCGGTACCAGATTGGTTGCCAAATTTGTGGACGATACCGGAGAAATAGAACTAGTGTGGTTCCGGGGACAAAAATGGATCAGGGAAAATCTAAAGCTGAATACACCGTATGTAATTTTTGGAAAGTGCAATTGGTTTAACGGTAGTTTTTCTATGCCCCACCCGGAGATGGAGCTCCTTTCAGAACATGAAAAGAGTCTTAGAATCCATATGCAACCGGTGTATCCCTCAACGGAAAAATTGAGCAATAAGGGCATTACAAATCGCGTATTGGGCAAACTGGTACAACAGCTTTTTGTGGAAACAAAAGGAAAATTTTCAGAAACCTTATCCGATAAAATTTTATATGAATTAAAACTGATTCCGAAGAGCGAGGCACTTTTCAATATTCACTTTCCCAAGAATCAAGAATTATTGGCAAAAGCCCAATTCCGATTGAAATTCGAGGAGCTTTTTTACCTGCAACTACAGTTGATTGCTAAAAACATGCTCCACAAGCAGAAAATCAAAGGCTTCAATTTTGATCAAGTAGGCACCCTGTTCAATGATTTTTATGCCAACCATTTGCCTTTTGAACTTACAGATGCCCAAAAAAGGGTACTCAAGGAAATAAGGGCCGACTTGGGCAGCAATGCCCAAATGAACCGACTGTTGCAGGGTGATGTTGGTTCTGGCAAAACCATCGTAGCCGTAATGACCATTTTATTGGCCATAGACAACGGCTTTCAGGCCTGTTTGGTAGCCCCCACCGAGATATTGGCCAATCAGCATTATAACGGCATCAAGGAATTGTTAGCAGGAACCGGGGTAACTTGTGAGCTTTTGACGGGTTCGGTCAAAAAAACGGCCCGAAAACCAATACATGAACAACTGGAGAATGGGGAACTCCATATTCTTATCGGGACACATGCCGTGCTAGAGGACAAGGTAATATTCAAGAACCTAGGTTTAGCGATAATTGATGAACAGCATCGGTTTGGTGTGGCGCAACGTTCCAAGTTGTGGCATAAGGGGAGTCCAAGAAATGGGGAGGTTGGAGGGGCTACTCCACCACACATTTTGGTCATGACGGCAACACCCATTCCACGTACCTTGGCCATGAGCCTTTATGGGGATTTGGATATTTCGGTAATCGACGAATTACCGCCGGGAAGGAAACCTATAAAAACCGTACACCGATATGACTCTAACCGTTTAAAAGTGTTTCAGTTCATTCGGGATGAAATTAGAAAAGGACGACAAGTGTATGTCGTCTACCCTTTAATCCAGGAATCCGAAGCATTGGACTATAAGGACCTGATGGATGGTTATGAAAGTATTGTTCGTGATTTTCCACAACCTGAATATCAAATTTCCATAGTCCATGGGCAAATGAAACCTGAGGATAAGGATTACGAAATGGAGCGCTTTGTGAAAGGAGAAACCCAAATTATGGTTGCTACCACGGTCATTGAGGTCGGTGTAAATGTTCCCAATGCCTCCGTCATGATCATAGAAAGTGCGGAACGCTTTGGGCTATCACAACTGCATCAATTGCGTGGTAGAGTGGGTAGAGGAGCCGACCAAAGTTTTTGTATTCTAATGACAAGCTATAAGCTAAGTTCCGAAGCCAAGACCCGATTGGAAACCATGGTACAAACCAATGATGGATTTGAAATAGCGGAGGTAGATTTAAAACTTCGAGGTCCAGGAGATATTTTGGGAACACAACAAAGTGGCATGCTAAACCTTAAAATTGCCGATATCGTCAAGGACAATACAATTTTAAAATCAGCGAGATATTTTGCCATGCAATTATTGAAAGACGACCCTTCTTTAGAAAAACCGGAAAATTTGGTAATTAGACATTTCTATGCCGAATTGGTAAGGTTCAAAAATATCTGGAATTATATTAGTTGA
- the leuC gene encoding 3-isopropylmalate dehydratase large subunit, producing the protein MSATKTLFDKVWDSHVVHKIENGPDVLFIDRHMIHEVTSPVAFLGLKNRGIGVLYNERTFATADHNTPTINQHLPVADPLSANQLKMLEENANEHGISYWGLGHEKNGIVHVVGPEYGITQPGATIVCGDSHTSTHGAFGAIAFGIGTSEVEMVLATQCIMQPKPKRMRININGELSKGVTPKDVALFIISQLTTSGATGYFVEYAGDIFRNMSMEGRMTVCNLSIEMGARGGMIAPDEKTFEYIKGREFTPSGEAWDKAMAYWETLYTDADAIFDKELTFDGSLIEPMITYGTNPGMGMGISKDIPLATATQGGTSSYKKSLEYMKFNEGESMMGKTIDYVFLGSCTNGRIEDFRAFTSLVKGRKKADNVTAWLVPGSHKVEAAIKEEGLLDILTEAGFELREPGCSACLAMNEDKIPAGKLAVSTSNRNFEGRQGPGARTILASPLVAAAAAVTGKVTDPRELMEEVAIL; encoded by the coding sequence ATGAGCGCAACAAAAACGTTATTTGATAAGGTGTGGGATTCCCACGTAGTACATAAAATTGAGAACGGTCCAGATGTCCTGTTCATCGACCGTCACATGATTCATGAAGTAACGAGCCCTGTAGCCTTCCTGGGCCTAAAAAACAGAGGTATCGGTGTTTTATATAATGAAAGAACTTTTGCAACAGCGGATCACAATACGCCAACAATCAACCAACACTTGCCTGTAGCGGACCCTCTTTCCGCAAACCAATTGAAAATGCTGGAGGAAAACGCCAATGAACACGGTATTTCTTACTGGGGATTGGGTCATGAAAAGAATGGAATCGTTCACGTTGTTGGACCGGAATATGGTATTACCCAACCTGGGGCAACCATTGTATGTGGGGATTCCCATACTTCTACTCACGGTGCATTTGGAGCTATAGCCTTTGGTATAGGTACATCTGAGGTGGAAATGGTTTTGGCCACACAGTGTATCATGCAGCCCAAACCAAAAAGAATGCGTATCAATATCAACGGTGAACTCAGTAAAGGGGTAACCCCAAAAGATGTCGCATTGTTCATAATTAGTCAATTGACAACTTCAGGGGCTACCGGATATTTTGTGGAATATGCTGGGGATATCTTCCGAAATATGAGTATGGAAGGAAGAATGACCGTGTGTAACCTAAGTATAGAAATGGGTGCACGTGGTGGTATGATTGCACCAGATGAAAAAACTTTTGAATACATAAAAGGTCGCGAGTTCACACCCTCTGGTGAGGCTTGGGACAAGGCCATGGCCTACTGGGAAACCTTATATACCGATGCCGATGCAATCTTCGATAAAGAACTTACATTTGATGGTTCATTGATCGAACCAATGATTACATACGGTACAAATCCAGGTATGGGTATGGGAATCTCCAAAGATATACCTTTGGCTACGGCTACCCAAGGTGGGACCAGCAGCTATAAAAAGTCCTTGGAATATATGAAGTTCAATGAAGGAGAAAGTATGATGGGAAAAACCATCGATTATGTGTTCCTGGGAAGTTGTACGAACGGAAGAATAGAGGACTTTAGGGCATTCACTTCTTTGGTCAAGGGTAGAAAAAAGGCGGACAACGTCACTGCCTGGTTGGTGCCTGGCTCCCATAAGGTAGAAGCGGCCATTAAGGAAGAAGGTTTATTGGACATTTTAACAGAAGCTGGTTTTGAACTGAGGGAACCTGGGTGTTCCGCATGTTTGGCCATGAACGAGGATAAAATTCCTGCAGGAAAATTGGCCGTGAGTACTTCAAACAGGAATTTTGAGGGTAGACAGGGCCCAGGTGCCAGAACAATTCTTGCAAGTCCGCTGGTTGCTGCCGCAGCTGCCGTAACCGGTAAGGTCACAGATCCCAGGGAATTGATGGAAGAGGTTGCTATACTCTAG
- a CDS encoding patatin-like phospholipase family protein: protein MRALVISGGGSKGAFAGGVAQFLIKDAGKTYDIFVGTSTGSLLISHLALGKIEKIKRIYSNVTQNSIFNNCPFVIKKKHGSDEIGIDHWNVLRNFIKGKKTFGESENLRQLIGTSLTKTEFNKLKNGMSDVVITVSNLSLNQVEYKSIKDCSYEDFCDWIWISANYTPFMSLVRKEGCEYADGGLGSIVPIEEAIKRGATEVDVVVLHTEVNYLNRMPSRNPFELLTSMMSFVFDRIESQNIRIGKFVANQNNAIINLYYTPTILTTNSLIFDKKKMTLWWKRGYLYAKNKNEETNPIEPNENE from the coding sequence ATGAGGGCTTTGGTCATTTCAGGAGGAGGAAGCAAGGGGGCATTTGCCGGAGGCGTGGCCCAGTTTTTAATTAAAGATGCCGGTAAAACCTATGACATCTTTGTGGGTACCTCTACGGGGAGTTTATTGATTTCCCATTTGGCCTTAGGTAAGATAGAGAAAATAAAGCGAATCTATTCGAATGTCACCCAAAATAGCATTTTCAACAATTGCCCTTTTGTAATCAAGAAAAAACATGGGAGTGATGAAATTGGTATCGATCACTGGAACGTACTCCGTAATTTTATTAAGGGTAAAAAAACCTTTGGTGAGAGTGAAAATTTACGTCAGCTTATTGGTACTAGTCTTACAAAAACAGAATTCAATAAGCTCAAAAATGGTATGTCAGATGTGGTCATTACGGTCAGTAACCTTTCCCTGAACCAAGTCGAATACAAATCAATAAAAGATTGTTCCTACGAGGATTTTTGTGATTGGATATGGATTTCGGCCAATTATACCCCGTTTATGAGTTTGGTGAGAAAGGAGGGCTGTGAATATGCCGATGGCGGATTGGGAAGTATCGTCCCTATTGAAGAGGCTATAAAAAGAGGCGCAACGGAAGTTGATGTAGTGGTGCTCCACACGGAAGTCAATTATTTAAACCGAATGCCTTCCAGAAACCCCTTTGAGCTTTTAACTTCTATGATGAGTTTTGTTTTTGACCGAATCGAATCCCAAAACATACGAATTGGAAAATTTGTTGCCAATCAGAACAATGCCATCATTAACCTTTATTATACGCCCACAATCTTAACTACCAATTCCTTGATTTTCGATAAAAAGAAAATGACCCTTTGGTGGAAGCGCGGCTATCTCTATGCCAAAAATAAGAATGAGGAAACCAACCCTATTGAACCCAATGAGAATGAGTAG
- a CDS encoding amidohydrolase, with amino-acid sequence MKKLGLLTFLCCGLTVFAQKSMEKDFSAIEDKVIEWRRYFHEHPELSNREFETAEKIADHLKSLGIEVQTGVAHTGVVGILKGNKPGKVVALRADIDALPVTERNDLPFKSNVTSEYLGSEVGVMHACGHDTHIAILMGVAEVLSKNKDRIKGTVKFIFQPAEEGAPPGEEGGAALMIKEGVLQNPDVDAIFGLHINSQTPVGMIRYKSGGTMAAAQRFVINVKGKQSHGSQPWSGVDPILISAKIIDGLQTIISREMNLTNEAAVITVGKITSGVRNNIIPESAEIVGTIRTLDYDMQKQLNRRMKEMVQSIAEAYRGEATTEIASGTAITYNNPELVSQMIPTMKAVAGKENVVVAKAVTGAEDFSFYQEKVPGFFFFLGGMTPGTKESFPHHTPDFRIDDSGLLLGVKTLTAMSLDYLNSDKTPRLENQPKG; translated from the coding sequence ATGAAAAAACTAGGATTACTTACTTTTCTATGCTGCGGATTGACGGTGTTCGCCCAAAAATCGATGGAAAAGGATTTTAGCGCCATTGAAGACAAAGTTATCGAATGGAGAAGGTATTTCCATGAACACCCGGAATTGTCAAATAGGGAATTTGAAACAGCTGAAAAAATAGCCGATCATTTGAAAAGTCTTGGAATAGAGGTACAGACCGGTGTGGCCCATACAGGTGTGGTGGGCATTTTAAAAGGGAACAAACCTGGGAAAGTGGTGGCACTTAGAGCCGATATAGATGCCTTGCCCGTAACCGAGCGAAATGACCTTCCTTTTAAAAGCAATGTAACATCTGAATATTTAGGAAGCGAAGTGGGCGTGATGCATGCTTGCGGACACGATACCCACATTGCCATTCTTATGGGCGTAGCCGAAGTCCTGTCCAAAAACAAGGATAGAATCAAAGGTACCGTTAAATTCATATTTCAACCCGCAGAGGAAGGAGCTCCTCCAGGTGAGGAAGGTGGTGCCGCTTTGATGATCAAGGAAGGTGTTTTACAAAATCCAGATGTGGATGCCATCTTTGGGTTGCACATCAATTCCCAAACCCCTGTAGGTATGATCAGATATAAGTCGGGAGGTACCATGGCGGCCGCACAACGGTTCGTAATCAATGTAAAAGGAAAACAGAGCCATGGCTCACAACCTTGGTCCGGCGTGGATCCCATTTTAATAAGCGCCAAGATTATAGATGGCCTGCAAACAATCATCAGCCGGGAAATGAACCTTACCAATGAGGCTGCCGTAATTACGGTGGGAAAGATCACTTCTGGGGTTAGGAATAACATCATTCCAGAAAGTGCGGAAATCGTTGGTACCATCCGGACCTTGGATTATGATATGCAAAAACAATTGAACAGAAGAATGAAGGAAATGGTACAATCCATCGCAGAGGCCTACCGTGGGGAGGCCACTACGGAGATTGCCTCAGGAACGGCCATCACCTATAACAATCCAGAATTGGTTTCCCAAATGATACCGACCATGAAAGCCGTTGCCGGAAAGGAAAACGTTGTGGTCGCCAAGGCCGTTACGGGTGCGGAGGACTTCTCGTTCTATCAAGAAAAAGTGCCCGGATTCTTTTTCTTTTTGGGTGGTATGACTCCAGGGACCAAGGAATCCTTTCCTCATCACACCCCAGATTTCAGGATTGATGACAGTGGTTTGTTATTGGGCGTAAAAACCCTTACTGCCATGAGTCTGGATTACCTGAACAGCGATAAAACCCCAAGATTGGAAAATCAACCAAAAGGATAA